A part of Miscanthus floridulus cultivar M001 chromosome 6, ASM1932011v1, whole genome shotgun sequence genomic DNA contains:
- the LOC136458738 gene encoding transcription factor MYB4-like has translation MGRAPCCDKTSVKRGPWSPEEDELLRSYVHNHGTGGNWIALPHKAGLNRCGKSCRLRWLNYLRPDIKHGGYTEQEDRIICSLYNSIGSRWSIIASKLPGRTDNDVKNYWNTKLKKKATAMHQHHHHHQEYYHHQQPHSSGGGRGRRGAAAPRSQQCASSMQPSPASASSAVTTASASDACSFGAMYPSPPTTLQAAAPVLARYDGTLPPAPPQQQQASSLAEFSAAPAPPTGAISGTWAGGLPLDDMFLPELLGDSEFPPGGDFFGTGFAPLLLQDRAASASLQELSACYFPNAQAEMWAAADHHVNYVKPPPAGLCHSLT, from the exons ATGGGCCGGGCGCCGTGCTGCGACAAGACGAGTGTGAAGCGGGGGCCGTGGTCGCCCGAGGAGGACGAGCTGCTGCGGAGCTACGTCCACAACCACGGCACCGGCGGCAACTGGATCGCGCTCCCGCACAAAGCAG GGCTGAACCGGTGCGGCAAGAGCTGCCGGCTGCGGTGGCTGAACTACCTGCGGCCGGACATCAAGCACGGCGGCTACACGGAGCAGGAGGACCGGATCATCTGCTCCCTCTACAACTCCATCGGGAGCAGGTGGTCCATCATCGCGTCCAAGCTGCCGGGCCGGACGGACAACGACGTCAAGAACTACTGGAACACCAAGCTCAAGAAGAAGGCAACCGCCAtgcaccagcatcaccaccaccaccaggagTACTACCACCACCAGCAGCCGCACAGCTCAGGCGGCGGTCGgggccgccgcggcgccgccgctCCCCGGAGCCAACAATGCGCCTCCTCCATGCAGCCGTCGCCCGCGTCCGCCTCGTCCGCGGTCACCACCGCGAGCGCCAGCGACGCGTGCAGCTTCGGCGCCATGTACCCCTCCCCGCCAACGACGCTGCAGGCTGCTGCTCCGGTGCTCGCGCGCTACGACGGCACactgccgccggcgccgccgcagcagcagcaagcGTCTTCGCTCGCCGAGTTCTCCGCCGCGCCGGCGCCGCCCACCGGCGCCATCAGCGGCACCTGGGCTGGCGGGCTGCCGCTAGACGACATGTTCCTGCCGGAGCTCCTAGGCGACAGCGAGTTCCCGCCTGGCGGCGACTTCTTCGGCACCGGGTTCGCCCCACTGCTGCTGCAAGACAGGGCGGCGTCGGCGTCCCTGCAGGAGCTCTCCGCGTGCTACTTTCCCAACGCGCAGGCCGAGATGTGGGCGGCAGCGGATCATCACGTTAATTATGTCaagccgccgccggccggcctcTGCCACAGCCTGACATGA